The following coding sequences lie in one Asterias amurensis chromosome 18, ASM3211899v1 genomic window:
- the LOC139950404 gene encoding uncharacterized protein C1orf50 homolog, with amino-acid sequence MNLSRDVTTVALVEKEDRPLGVQLVHNDRTNVAADPTDLVELAKVVQKADEFTRANAGNKLLTIAEQIRYLQQQARKVLEDAKRDNILHHAACNIKKRPGQIYYLYKRQSGQNYFSILSPQDWGKSCPHEYLGCYRLEYDMSWTPEKDMERRGQEIAIIDKVLTSQACLTQNPDPNFNGLLFIEGNNETK; translated from the exons ATGAATTTATCAAGAGACGTAACAACtg ttgcTTTAGTGGAGAAGGAAGATCGACCCTTGGGTGTTCAGTTGGTCCACAATGACAGAACTAATGTTGCTGCTGATCCTACTGACTTGGTTGAGTTAGCCAAGGTTGTACagaag GCTGATGAATTCACACGGGCCAACGCAGGAAACAAACTCTTGACGATTGCTGAGCAGATCCGCTACCTCCAGCAGCAAGCTCGGAAAGTGTTAGAAGATGCTAAACGAGACAACATATTACACCATGCAGCGTGTAACATCAAGAAACGACCAGGGCAAATATACTACCTCTACAAGAGACAATCTGGGCAGAACTACTTCTCAATCCTATCTCCTCAG GATTGGGGTAAGAGTTGTCCTCATGAGTATCTTGGATGCTATCGTCTTGAGTATGACATGTCATGGACTCCTGAGAAAGATATGGAGAGACGAGGACAAGAAATTGCAATTATTGATAAAGTCTTAACGTCTCAGGCTTGTTTGacgcaaaacccggatccaaacttcAATGGACTGCTATTTATCGAaggaaacaatgaaacaaaatga
- the LOC139950671 gene encoding uncharacterized protein isoform X2: MNKVTILLSAILAIKTKVHGLTRCKNNEDIETFYCIRSSREAKSQFLFYDGPDRDTNEFDFCLDYQFFDYGIDPNKRKPKGCTKCPDGTHIGKSNFCPFCFPCVQEDELNGNETESIVCVVDNKSECGVTFETSTAPSGTDGKTDPVLVAVLACFLVVMTGVAIVLYRKRKRTSS, from the exons ATGAATAAGGTTACTATACTATTATCTGCCATTCTGGCTATTAAAACAAAGGTCCATGGACTCACCCGATGTAAAAACAACGAGGACATT GAAACATTTTACTGCATACGAAGTAGCAGAGAAGCTAAATCACAGTTTCTCTTTTACGACGGGCCGGACAGGGACACAAACGAGTTCGATTTTTGTCTAGATTACCAGTTCTTCGATTACGGAATTGATCCCAATAAAAG GAAGCCGAAAGGTTGTACCAAGTGTCCTGATGGAACGCACATTGGTAAAAGTAACTTCTGCCCTTTTTGCTTTCCATGTGTTCAGGAAGACGAGCTGAACGGAAACGAAACGGAG AGCATTGTTTGTGTGGTGGACAACAAATCGGAGTGTGGTGTCACATTTGAAACTTCGACAGCTCCGAGTGGCACCGATGGAAAAACAG ATCCTGTATTGGTTGCAGTCCTCGCATGCTTTCTCGTCGTAATGACTGGCGTTGCCATTGTCCTTTACCGGAAAAGAAAAC GTACCTCTTCATAG
- the LOC139950671 gene encoding uncharacterized protein isoform X1 — MNKVTILLSAILAIKTKVHGLTRCKNNEDIETFYCIRSSREAKSQFLFYDGPDRDTNEFDFCLDYQFFDYGIDPNKRKPKGCTKCPDGTHIGKSNFCPFCFPCVQEDELNGNETESIVCVVDNKSECGVTFETSTAPSGTDGKTGTPTVLTYTTDEVIPTDDSITRTTCNECSCISDPVLVAVLACFLVVMTGVAIVLYRKRKRTSS; from the exons ATGAATAAGGTTACTATACTATTATCTGCCATTCTGGCTATTAAAACAAAGGTCCATGGACTCACCCGATGTAAAAACAACGAGGACATT GAAACATTTTACTGCATACGAAGTAGCAGAGAAGCTAAATCACAGTTTCTCTTTTACGACGGGCCGGACAGGGACACAAACGAGTTCGATTTTTGTCTAGATTACCAGTTCTTCGATTACGGAATTGATCCCAATAAAAG GAAGCCGAAAGGTTGTACCAAGTGTCCTGATGGAACGCACATTGGTAAAAGTAACTTCTGCCCTTTTTGCTTTCCATGTGTTCAGGAAGACGAGCTGAACGGAAACGAAACGGAG AGCATTGTTTGTGTGGTGGACAACAAATCGGAGTGTGGTGTCACATTTGAAACTTCGACAGCTCCGAGTGGCACCGATGGAAAAACAG GTACTCCTACTGTTTTAACGTACACCACTGATGAGGTTATACCTACGGATGACAGTATAACAAGAACAACTTGCAACGAGTGCTCTTGCATATCAG ATCCTGTATTGGTTGCAGTCCTCGCATGCTTTCTCGTCGTAATGACTGGCGTTGCCATTGTCCTTTACCGGAAAAGAAAAC GTACCTCTTCATAG
- the LOC139950825 gene encoding uncharacterized protein — protein sequence MAYSNLHQCDFTLTFRILSNMDLTSWFNRSLLVVSILCSLDTTQLFGVDSLSLHLIRLSPGGDIVEGDEVKLQCDVDRLAPSHVIEWVRVYMDVGVIIAWNGTSLDQRYELQTFRPMSTSGISIQEVFIIKNISRTDESITCRINDIGSEMMSGNLPSGNINLNVYYFPSPMYPICFPDGPFTVQEGTLQHLSCTTEKGNPTVNMELLPTPSTAILLWMFSDINNKAKGFINLTLDETYNGYQFQCIITSDYFTGRRRSCTIGPITATNMTTDSNEDAISTDMRSGTKNPNAMITDHTSLITSTDISNCHCCELCESNEESINTSPTPWLVAFIIILILFIVSLIINIFFLIKHRHLKITKEKETNVAKADPYMELQPTEDKNKVYMEPTTATTTTQDTYYQPVEVETDSHEYEYARPEGSTNSNTDYEAVSKPQSTTERPYQDINN from the coding sequence ATGGCCTACAGTAATTTACACCAATGTGATTTCACGCTGACTTTTAGAATACTCTCCAACATGGATTTAACATCTTGGTTCAATCGTTCGCTCCTCGTGGTTTCCATTCTATGTTCTCTGGATACAACTCAACTCTTTGGGGTCGATTCACTGAGTCTTCACTTAATTAGACTTTCACCAGGGGGTGATATCGTTGAAGGTGACGAAGTGAAGCTACAATGTGATGTCGATAGACTTGCACCAAGTCATGTCATAGAATGGGTTAGAGTCTACATGGACGTAGGAGTGATAATAGCATGGAATGGGACAAGTCTAGACCAGAGATATGAACTTCAAACATTTAGACCAATGTCTACGTCTGGGATATCAATTCAAGAAGTTTTTATCATCAAAAACATCAGTAGAACAGATGAATCAATCACCTGTCGCATTAATGACATTGGAAGCGAAATGATGAGCGGCAATCTTCCGTCAGGTAACAttaatttaaatgtttattACTTCCCATCTCCAATGTACCCTATCTGCTTCCCTGATGGTCCTTTCACTGTACAAGAAGGAACGCTGCAACATTTGAGCTGCACAACGGAGAAAGGGAACCCAACAGTTAACATGGAATTGTTGCCAACTCCGTCAACTGCTATTCTTCTGTGGATGTTTTCGGATATCAACAACAAAGCCAAAGGATTTATCAATCTCACGTTGGATGAGACTTATAATGGCTATCAATTCCAATGTATAATCACCAGTGACTATTTCACAGGACGACGTAGATCTTGTACCATCGGACCAATCACAGCGACCAATATGACAACTGATTCTAACGAAGACGCTATAAGCACGGATATGAGATCCGGAACAAAAAACCCTAATGCCATGATAACTGATCATACCTCACTCATAACATCTACTGATATCTCTAACTGCCATTGCTGTGAATTATGCGAATCCAATGAAGAATCCATCAATACATCTCCTACCCCGTGGCTCGTAGCCTTCATCATCATTCTCATCCTCTTCATTGTCTCTCTCATCATCAATATCTTCTTCCTCATCAAACATCGACATCTTAAGATCACCAAGGAGAAGGAAACCAATGTAGCCAAAGCTGATCCCTACATGGAGCTGCAACCAACGGAGGATAAGAACAAAGTCTATATGGAACCTACTACGGCTACAACTACCACACAAGATACCTACTACCAACCAGTTGAAGTCGAGACAGACAGCCATGAGTATGAATACGCTCGGCCAGAGGGCAGCACTAACAGTAACACAGACTATGAAGCGGTCAGCAAGCCACAGAGTACAACTGAAAGACCATATCAAGATATTAACAATTAA